Part of the Intestinibacillus sp. Marseille-P6563 genome is shown below.
TAACGCTCTGGATCTGTTCCAAACTGCTCAGGAGCGCATCGGTCGAACCGACGCTGGACATTTCCTTGCGGAAACGAATGTCCAGATACGGGTTGCGCAGCTGCGAAACGCCGGACATCATAACACCCTGTCCAACGCTAAAGACATTATTGGAACGATAAATCCCCGACCCATTGGTCACGAAGCTATACTGGTCCAGTTGCTGGCGCGTATAGCCTGGGGTGTTAATATTTGAAATATTTTGTCCGGTTACATTCAGGGCAAACTGGCTGGCGATCATGCCCATACGTGCGACCGAAAATTCACCAAAAGTTGCCATTTCAGGCTGTACCTCCTTAAATCGACCTACCGGGTTTATGCGCGGAAATCGGTATGTGCGCCATTGGATGACGCTGGCTGCTGCTCTACCTGCCGCGGATCAATTCCCATTTTTGTCATCATATTTTCCACTTCATACAAACTGCATTCCAGTGCCGAACGAGCAACCTCTGCCGCGCTCTGCATCACACGATACTGCGCCTGCAATTCTTCCGCCGTCTGCTTCACTTTGGGACGGGCTTCTTCATCTGAAACTTTACCCGGCAATTCCGACAGCTTCACGCCTTCCAGTCCCAACTGCTGCTGCACCTTTTCGCGCTTTTGATCGATGTTGCGCAGGGTCAGGGCCAACACATTTTCTTTTTTCATACATTCGCCCAATGCAGTCAGGTCATCGGTATGGACGGCCGAGGCCACATCTTTCTGGACCGCTGTCAGTTGTGTCAGGGTCTTGGTCAAATCTTGCATCAACTGGATCAGGCCATCGAATTGGTTGCTCATGTGTGATATCCTCCAAACAACATAATCTGCACAGCCAGCTCATCAATGGAATACGAATAGGTACCGCTTTGGACCTGTTCTTTCAGCTGTGAGATGTCTTCCGATTGATGCGTACGCACCTGCTGGGACAGCCGTCCTGCCAGCTCTTTGGCAAAGCGCTGTTCCTCTGAGGCGGTATATGTCAATTCCACACGGTCGTACTGTCCAGCCCGGACCGTACGTCCTTCATTAGATTCCGCCTGCATGCGTGGCATCTGAAGAGGGGTTATGCCTCCTGGTTTTTGAATCATCATTGTATCAACTCCTCCTTAGGTTTAATGCCGCGCTTTCACTGAATCGAGCAGCGGAAACCATCACCATGTTGATATTTACACTATCGGAACAGATGCAAAAAAAATAAGCGATACACAATAATATTTTTGTCTATCGCCTATTTTTACGATGAATTGTCCAGTTTACCGTCGCAAACTGCTTAAGTGACGTACGACGACACCAGCGATCGACTCGCAGGAAGCCTGCTGCTCGACCGCACCAATATTATACGCAACCATGGGCATGCCATACACGACGCACGACTCTTTATCCTGGCCGATGGTAAAGGCGCCGCGCTTGCGCATCTCCAGCAATCCTTTGGCGCCATCGCTGCCCATGCCAGTCATGATGATGCCGACCATGTGGCACTGGACGCTTTGCGCCATGGACTGGAACAGCGCATCCACCGAGGGACAATGCCCGCTAACTTTGGGGCCCGGCTGACAGGATACCGTATACCGCGTGCCCGTACGCACGACGCGCATCTGTTTGTCCCCAGGCGCGATCAGGGCGCAGCCCGGCTGGATCACATCGCCATTCTCTGCCTCTTTGATATGCATGGGACAGTTCCGGTCCAACCGCTCGGCATACATTTTGGTAAATCCAGGCGGCATATGCTGAACGATGACCATGCCCGGCGTATTGGCCGGCAGACGTTTGAGTACTTCCAATGTCGCTTCGGTGCCGCCGGTGGACGCGCCCAAAGCGATGATCGTTTCGGTCGGAAGCCCGCTCATGTGCAGCGGCGCAACGTTCGACGCAGCGGCCACCGCCGATGCCACGGCAGAACGCGCCATCGGCTTGCGCACCCGTGCACAGGAGGCGACCACGATTTTATTGGCCAAATTTTGAATAAAGTGGTCATTGTTCATGACCTTGCCATCCGGCTTGCGGACAAAATCCACAGCGCCCACGGCCAAAGCATCAAATACCCGCAGGTTGAGCGAAGAAACCAAAATGATCGGAATGGGATATTCGGGCAAGATGCTCTTGACGAACTCGATCCCATTCATACCCGGCATCTCGACATCCATGGTGATCACATCCGGGTGGAGCAGCGGAATCTTCCGCCGAGCATCCATCGCGTTGATGGCTTCGCCCACCACCTGGATATTCGGATATTTGCTCAGTCCGGTTTGCAGCATTCGACGCGCCAGCATCGAATCATCTACAATCATGACCCGTATCTTTTTCGAAGATAATGCCATCTTTCCCATCCTTTCAAACTTTAATCCTTCCGGAAAGTTGCCGGACGGAGCATTCGG
Proteins encoded:
- the flgN gene encoding flagellar export chaperone FlgN — protein: MSNQFDGLIQLMQDLTKTLTQLTAVQKDVASAVHTDDLTALGECMKKENVLALTLRNIDQKREKVQQQLGLEGVKLSELPGKVSDEEARPKVKQTAEELQAQYRVMQSAAEVARSALECSLYEVENMMTKMGIDPRQVEQQPASSNGAHTDFRA
- a CDS encoding protein-glutamate methylesterase/protein-glutamine glutaminase codes for the protein MALSSKKIRVMIVDDSMLARRMLQTGLSKYPNIQVVGEAINAMDARRKIPLLHPDVITMDVEMPGMNGIEFVKSILPEYPIPIILVSSLNLRVFDALAVGAVDFVRKPDGKVMNNDHFIQNLANKIVVASCARVRKPMARSAVASAVAAASNVAPLHMSGLPTETIIALGASTGGTEATLEVLKRLPANTPGMVIVQHMPPGFTKMYAERLDRNCPMHIKEAENGDVIQPGCALIAPGDKQMRVVRTGTRYTVSCQPGPKVSGHCPSVDALFQSMAQSVQCHMVGIIMTGMGSDGAKGLLEMRKRGAFTIGQDKESCVVYGMPMVAYNIGAVEQQASCESIAGVVVRHLSSLRR
- a CDS encoding flagellar biosynthesis anti-sigma factor FlgM, translated to MMIQKPGGITPLQMPRMQAESNEGRTVRAGQYDRVELTYTASEEQRFAKELAGRLSQQVRTHQSEDISQLKEQVQSGTYSYSIDELAVQIMLFGGYHT